DNA sequence from the Sporichthya brevicatena genome:
CCTCGCCGCGGGGGACAGTGAAGGTTGCACCAGGGAGGGACACATGCGGGGACTGCGAGGGGCCGCCGGTGCGGTCGGGCTGGTCCTGCTGATCGGTGCCGCCGGCACGACCGCCCCGGGGACGGCGCTGGCCGGCGCCCCGGCGCTGCCACCGGTCGCCGACGTGCTCCCCGATGTGGTGCCCGATGTGGTGCCCGATGTCGTGCCCGAGGAACTCCCCGACGTCACCCGCTACCCGTTGGCCGCGGACGTGGCCGACACGGTCGCGGCCTGGGGGCGGACCGCCACCGGCGCCGCGCAGTTGCGGACGTCCGCGACCGCCCCCGGGGCGCTGGAGGTCGGGACGAAGCGCCTGTGGCCGGCGCTCGACCAGGTGAAGCAGACCGTGTACGTGAAGGAGTACACGCTGCGCGGGGTCGGCAAGAACATCGAGGTCTGGGTCGCGAGCGGCGTCGGGCCCGACAACGTCGTCGGCACGGACTTCCCGCCGGGGGACTGCCGGGCGAAGGTGCCGGGCAGCACGCAGGTGACCGATGCGCAGGTGCGCGACCTGATTCACCAGTACGAGGACGTCATGCTCCCGCGGGAGTCGAAGGCGTTCAGCGTCGCGCCGCGGCGCAACGGGGCCGGTGCGTCGCAGGTCGGTCCGACCGCGGGGCTCGACTTCTCCGGCGACGGGCACAAGGTCGTCACCCTCGTCGACAACGTGCGGGACCCCAACTTCTACGACTTCCCGACGAACCAGACGTACGTCGCGGGCTTCTTCTCCCGACAGTTCAACGAACTGACGGACCGCAACATCATGACGATCGACGCCTACGACTGGGCGCACCGGACGGGCCGCAACCCCAAGCACGAACCGGCCGACGACGTCTGCGTCAGCCGCCCGTCGCGGCCGCTGCTGTACGAGGGGATCTTCGCGCACGAGTACCAGCACCTGCTGCAGTACTACGTGGACCCGGCCGAGGTGAACTTCATCAACGAGGGCCTGTCCGACTACGCCCTCACCGTCACGGGCTACGGCCAGCCGCACCGGTCGGTGTTCCAGCACCGGTACGAGAGCCACATCATCTGCTACCAGGGCTTCGGCACGGTCACGACGAAGTACCAGCCCAACGCGCGGCCGTGCGGCGGTCCGCAGAACTCCCTGACGATCTGGGGTGACGAGGGCACCGGCGCCGAGATCCTCGCCGACTACGGGATCGCGTGGTCGTTCCTGCTGTTCCTGCGCGACCGCTACGGCGCGAAGATCCTCGAGGAGATCCACCGCGACGGTGAGCGCCAGGGCCTCGACAGCGTCGCCCACGCTCTCAAGAAGTACGCCGAAAGCACGAAGCTCGCCGACGTCCTGCACGACTTCCAGGTGATGACGCTCGTCGACCGCGCCGTCGGCGGCAAGGACGGACGGGTCGAGGGCATCGCGAAGAGCCGCGTGACATCGTCGAGCCTGCAGTCCTACATCAACCTGCTGAACCCGGCGGGCTACGCGGCGCCGGGGGTCGCGCCCAACGGCGCTGACTTCGTGCCGCTGCGGGGGACCGGGGCGGGGCTGCTCAGCGGCGCGGACCTGAACTCGCTCGCGTTCACCGGCCGGAAGGTGCTCGACCCGGAGCCGATGCTGTGGTCGGTCGTGCCGCGCGTCCCGCTGTTGCCGACGATCTCGTTCCCGCAGCAGCAGGGCCTCCCGGCGCTGCCGGACATTGCGCCGCCGGAGCTCCCGCCGAGCGACCTGGACAACCCGGCGCTGTTCTCCGGCAACACGGGCCGCACCGACGCCACCGCGGTGTTCCGGGCCAAGGTGCCCGTCGACGCCCCGACGCTGAGCTACCTCACCAGCTACAACCTGGAGAACGGTTTCGACTACGGGTACACCGTCATCTCCACCGACGGCGGTGCGACGTACCGCTCGCTCTCGAACTCCGCCACGGTCCAGACGAGCGCACCCGCGCCGCCCGGCAACGCCCTCACCGGTGCCTCGGGCGTGCCGCAGACCCTGACCTTCGACCTCTCCGAGTACGCCGGCCAGGACGTCATCCTCGGGTTCCGCTACCTCTCGGACCCGCTGGTGAACGCCGGCGGCTGGTACATCGACGACGTCAAGGTCGGCAACACCCTGATCAGCGACGGGACCTCGACCGCGCCGTTCCAGACGTTCACCCAGATCCGTCCCCGGCCGGTGAACCCGTTCACGGTCACCCTCGTCGGTCTCGACGAGGCCGGTCACCGCGCCCGCGTCCTCCGCCTGAACCCGACCTACCGGGCCGAGCTGACCCGTCGTCAGCTCCGAGGGTTCCGCAGCTACCCCGTCCTCGTCGCGATCATCTCCTGCGACGACTTCACCGAGACCCAGACCGCCCACGCCCCCTACGACCTCAAGGCCAACGGCATCACCCAGCTCGGCGGCCGCTGAGAGGGCCCGCGCCGCTCTCTTGGTTGCTCATTATTGAGCGGAGCGCTGCCTGTAATACCCGGACGACCCGATCTGAGCCCGTTCGCCGCCCGAATCTGGCACTGCGCGCATCAGAGAGGTCGCCGGCCTGACGCCCAATCCTGACGCGTTGCCGCTCGGGCCCCGGCGAGCGAGTTCGGGCCCCTGTGGATAACTTCCGAGGCCTCGGCGAAATCGTGGCAATCTACGCGCCCATGCGGGGGATTTCTGAGGGAACCGGACCGTTCACGCTGGCCCATGCGCTCGCCGCGGGTCACACCCGGGCCGACGTTCGGGCGCTCACCCGGTCGGGGCAGTGGATCCGGCTGCGCCGGAACGTCTACGTCACCGCGACGGACCGCGCCGTGGCGGCGACGTCGCCGGAGACGCTGCACGCGCAGGACACACGGGCCGTCCAACTTGCTCTGAGCCGGCGTCAGGTCGTTGGAGCCGACACGTCGGCGGTGCGAATCTTCGGCCTCGACCTGCGCCGTCAACCGGGCGACGAGGTCGTGCTGTTGACGGACGACGAGGGCGTCGCCAGCACCCATCGGGACGGCTATTTCCTACGCGTCGCATCCCTGCCGTCCGAGCAGGTGACGACGTGCCATGGAACCCCGGTCACGTCTCCGGCACGGACTTTGCTCGATGTGGCAGCGAACCACGGGTTCGAGGACGGCGTGGTCGCAGCCGAATCTGCGTACCGCAAGAAGCTGATCACGCCGGAGGAGTTCGGAGCGGTGGTCGCGGCCGGCGCCGGTCGACCTGGTATCCACGTGGCGCGAGACGTCCATGAGTTCGCGTGCCCGCTGACCGAGTCGGTGCTGGAGAGCGTCTCGCGAATCTCTTTCCGTGAAGCCGGTATCCGCATGCCGCTGAGCCAGGTGTACCTGATCAAGGACTACCCGCGTATTCGGGTCGACTTCTACTGGCCGTCGCTGCGACTGGTCGGGGAGGCCGACGGTATGGCCAAGTACGGCATGCGTGGTCGTGAACCGATGGAGGAACTCCGTCTGCAGTGGGAGCGCGAACAGCGTCTCCGCGACGCCGGCTACGACATCGTCCGATGGGACTGGCGCATCGCCTGCAGCCCGCGGCTGCTGGCGGCGCGGGTCCTTCCGGCGATGGCGCGGGCCGAGGCACGCCTTCAGGGCCGCACCGGCTGATCGAGCGGACGGCGCATCTCTAATACGCGGACGACCAATTTCCGGCCCGCCAACGGACGATCTGTGGTCGCCGGCGCATCAGAGGCAACACTCCGCTCAGTAATGAGCGGGGAGGGGCGGGGCGGCGGGTCAGGAGGCGGCGCGGGCGACCTGCTGGCGCCACCAGGCCTGGCCGGCGGCGGGGAGGGAGTGGATCGGGTCGTAGTACGGGTAGACGCGGGAGATCGCGGCGGTGTCGTCGGACTCGATCGAGGTCCGGTAGTTCTTCGTCCAGTGCGAGATGCCGCGGACCTGGTCGTACGACTCGACCTGGTGGACCCACCGCTTCCCGACGTACGGGACGTCGGCGACGATGCGCGGGGTCGCAAACCCGGGGAGGTAGCCCATGATCCCGTGCTGGAGCGCCTGGGCCTGGGCGAGGGAGAGCCGCCAGTGCTCGGAGTTCGGGATCATGTCGCACTGGTAGAAGTAGTACGGCGTGATCGCGGCGCCGTCGAGGAGTGCGAAGCACAGGTCGAGCAGCGCCGGCACCGAGTCGTTGACGCCGCGCAGCAGGACGCCCTGGTTCCGGACGTCACGGACTCCGGCGTCGAGCATCGCCCCGGCGGCGCGCGCCACCATGGGGGTGACCGAGGCGGCGCTGTTCGCGTGCGTGTGGACCGCCAGGCCGACCCCGCGTCGCCGCGCGACGCGAGCCAGGCGCTCCATCCCCGCCCTGACCTCGTCGGCGAGCCAGTGCTGGGGGAGTCCGACGAGCCCCTTCGAGGCGAGGCGGATGTCGCGAACGTTCTCGATCTCGAGGAGTGCGCCGACGAACGACTCCACCCGCGGCCAGGGCACGTTGGCCACGTCGCCGCCGGAGACGACGACGTCACGGACGCCGGGAGTGGCCCGCAGGTAGTCGAGCATCCGGTCGTGCCGGTCGGCAGGCTTGAGCTCGAAGCGGTGCTTGTCGACGGCCGGCGTCGAGTTGCCGACCAGGTCCATGCGGGTGCAGTGGCCGCAGTACTGCGGGCACGTGTTGGTGAGCTCGGCCAGCACCTTGGTCGGGTAACGGTGCGTCAGACCCTCGACGGCCCACATCTCCGCCTCGTGGAGGGAGTCGCGGGTCGAGTAGGGGTGGCTGGGCCACTCCGGGTCGCGGTCGGACGCGACGGGCAGCATGTAGCGGCGAACGGGGTCCGCGTAGAACGCGTCCGTCAATGAGCCGGGGCCGCCCGGGACGTGCGTCGCGGCCATGGTGTTGAGCATCTGAGGCGGAATCAGCATCGACATCGTCGCGTGCCGCTCCTGGTCGGCGACGAGGTCGGCGTAGAACCGCTCGTCGACCAGGTCACCGAGGACCGCCCGCAGTTGCGCCACGTTCTTCACGCAGTGGGCGCGCTGCCACTGCGCGGACTCCCACTCGGCCGCGGTCACCCCGCGCCAGCCCGGGAACCGCGTCCAGTCGGGCTCGACGAGGACAGCCCGCTGGTACAGGTACGGCTGGACCATGGGTGCCCTCCACACGGCAGAGACGGGCAAATCTACTGCCCTAAGGTGTTTCGACAGGAGAAAGTATAGGTCAGAGCGCGATTCGAGACAGGAATTCCTGTCCTCTGGCTATGCTGGGACGAAAGATCTTCCCGTCGAGTCGGATCGGAGCGGCCGTGCGTGGGACCGGGCATCCGCTGGGGCTGCACCGGGTCGTCGACCCCGTGGGTGCGCTCCCGCAGGCCGCCTGGCGTCTCGACGCCGGCGCCGAGCTGTTCTCCGACGAGGTTCGCATCGACGTCGAGCGGCTCAACCTGGACGCCGCCTCCTTCCGGCAGCTGTCCGAGGCTCACGGCGGCGACGGAGCGGCTGTGCGTGCGGAGGTGCTCGAGATCGTCGAGAGCCGGGGCAAGATGCACAACCCGGTCACGGGCTCCGGCGGCATGCTCATCGGCCGCGTCGCCGAGGTCGGCCCGGACAGCCCACTCGGTCTGCGTGCCGGTGACCGCGTCGCCACGCTCGTCTCGCTCACCCTGACCCCGCTGGCCCTCACCGACGGACTGGCGCAATGGGACGGTCGCGGCGAGCAGGTCCCCGCCGCCGGCTACGCAATCCTGTTCGGCCGTTCCATCGCGGCCGTCCTCCCCATCGACCTGCCGGCCGAGACCGCGCTCGCCGTGCTCGACGTCTGTGGCGCCCCGGCCCTCACGGCCCGGGTCGTACGGGAACGCGGGGCGCACGCCGTCGCAGTCCTCGGCGCCGCCGGCAAGAGCGGCTCCCTCGCCCTCGCCGCGGCCAGGGCGAACGGGGCCCGACGGCGCATCGGTCTGGTGCGCGACGAGGACGAGGCCGCCGCGCTGCGCGCCACCGACCTCGCCACCGACGTCGCCGTCGTCGACGCCCGCAACCCGGTCGCCGTCCTCGACGCGGTGTCCTCCCGCGGCGGGCCGGCCGACGTCACCGTCGTCTGTGTGGACGTCCCCGGCGCCGAGGGCGGAGCCATCCTCGCCACGCGCGACCGCGGCACGGTCGTCTTCTTCTCGATGGCGACGTCGTTCTCCGCCGCCGCGCTCGGCGCGGAGGGCCTCGCCGCCGACGTCGAGATGCTCGTCGGCACCGGCTACACACCCGGGCACGCCGAGCTCGCCCTCGACCTGTTCCGACGTGAGCCGGGCGTCCGTGCGCTCTTCGCCCGGCGCCTCGACACCACCCCGACGACGCAGGAGGCGGTCGCGTGAAGCTCGACCTCGATCCCGACCTGGCGGCTCGAGCCCGCGCACTCGCCCGGGCGGCGGGGGAGCCGATCGTCGATCTCGCCCGCGCCCACACGACCACCTCGGTCGAGCGTGCGGTGCTCCGGCTCGCCGGGCTGAACGGCGCCGACCCCGACGGCCGGCCGTGGGCCAACCACGTGGTCGACACGGTGCGCGACCAGGTCGGACTCGAGCACGGCGTCGCGCTGCCGGTGTGGGACGCGCTGCGTGAGCACGGGGACCTGCACGCCCTGGCCGGCGCCGTGGTCCGGGGCGAGGTCCGCTTCCGGGTTCCCACCGGCACGGCCGCCCGCGAGGCCCGCAGCGCGGCCCGCGTCGCGGCCGCCGGCGGCGTCGCCCGGATCGACGCCCGTCGCCGCGAGCGCGAGGCGTTGATCGAGGAGATCGGCGACGCGCCGCGCCGGCCGTGGATCTACCTGATCGTCGCGACCGGTGACATCTACGAGGACATCCCGCAGGCGCAGGCCGCCGCCCGCGAGGGCGCCGACGTCGTCGCGGTGATCCGCTCGACGGGTCAGTCGCTGCTCGACCACGTCCCCGAGGGCGCGACCCGCGAGGGCTACGCCGGCACCTACGCCACCCAGGAGAACTTCCGCCTGATGCGCGCGGCGCTCGACGACGTTTCCCGCGAGCTCGGCCGCTACGTCCGGCTGACCAACTACGCCTCGGGTCTGTGCATGCCGGAGATCGCGGCGCTCGCCGGGCTCGAGCGGCTGGACATGATGCTCAACGACTCGATGTACGGAATCCTCTTCCGCGACATCAACCCGATCCGCACCTTCACCGACCAGCGGTTCGCGCGCCAGATCCACGCGCGCGCCGGGATCATCATCAACACCGGCGAGGACAACTACCTGACGACGGCGGACGCGGTCGAGGCCGCCCACACCGTGACGGTCAGTCAGTTGCTGAACGAGTACTTCGCCAAGGAGGCCGGTCTCGAGGACTGGCAACTCGGTCTCGGGCACGCCTTCGAGATCAATCCCGCGTTGCCGGACTCGTTCCGTCTCGAACTTGCGCACGCGATGCTCGCCCGAGCCCTGTTCCCGGACGCTCCACTGAAGTGGATGCCCCCGACCAAGCACATGACCGGTGACATCTTCGGCGGTTACCTGCTCGACGGGTTCTTCAACCTGGCCGGGGCGCTCACCGGCCAGGGCATCCTGCTGATCGGGATGATGACCGAGGCGGTCGTGACGCCGTTCCTCTCCGACCGGGACCTGGCGCTCCGTAACGCCCGCTACGTCCTCGACGCGGCGGGGCGCCTCCACGAGGACCTGCAGCTCGCGCCGGACTCGTTCGTCGCGCAGCGCGCCCACACGGTGCTCGGCGAGGCGATCGACCTGCTCGAGCGCATCGGCGCCGAGGGTCTGCTCGCCGCGATCGGCGACGGCACGTTCGGGTTGATGCGTCGTCCGGCGGACCGCGGCAAGGGGCTCGACGGCGTCGCCGAGAAGGCCGAGGACTACTGCAACCCGGTCGCGGAACTGCTGGAACCCGACGTCCGGGAGCGTGCGGCATGACGGAGGGTCAGATGAAGGACACGCGTTTCGTCCGTCCCTACGGTGACACCACGAACGACGGCATGATCCAGGTCTCGTTCACCCTGCCCGTCGCCCACGACGCGCGCGCCGAGGCCGCCGCCCTCCAGCTGGCCGCCAAGATGGGCCTCGACCCGGCAATGGTCGTCCACGCCCGGGGCATGGGCCCGGACTTCACCTTCTTCGTCGTCTACGGCCGGTGCCGGCACGTGGTCGACCTGGCGGAGATCACCGTCGCCGAGCGCGAGTACCCGCTGCTCACGCCGGCCGAGGTCAACGCCGCGATCCGGACGACTCTGCGGCGCAAGCTCGTCGTGGTCGGCGCGTGCATCGGGACCGACGCCCACACCGTCGGCATCGACGCGATCCTGAACATCAAGGGGTTCGCGGGGGAGAAGGGGCTGGAGTACTACCGGGAGATCAAGGTCGTCAACCTCGGGGCACAGGTCGAGATCGACGCCCTCGCCGAGGCGGCGCGAGCCCACGCGGCCGACGCCGTCCTGGTCTCCCAGGTCGTGACCCAGAAGGACGCCCACCTGACCAACACGCGGGCGCTGGTGAGCCGGATGAGTGAACTCTTCCCGGACGGCCGCCGGCCCCTGCTCGTCGTCGGGGGACCGCGTTTCGACCCGGGTGCTGCGGCGGACCTCGGCGTCGACCGGATCTTCACACGCGGCACGACGCCGCGTGAGGTCGCCGGCTACCTCGTCCACGCCCTCGCCTCGGCGAGGATCGCGGCATGAGTGAGCCTCGTCCCACCGCCCCCGCCGGAGCTGTCGTGGGGACCACCGTCACCCACCGCCGGTACGTCTCGCACGCGGAGGCGCACTACGGCGGGTCCCTGCTCGACGGGGCCTACGTCCTCGGCCTCTTCGGGGACGTCGCAACGGAGATGTGCCTGCGTACCGACGGTGACGAGGGTCTCCTGGCCGGGTATTCGAGCATCGCGTTCAAGGCCCCGGTGAAGGCCGGCGACGTCGTCGAGGTCACTGCCACCGTCACCCGCGTCGGCACCCGGAGCCGGACGCTCGACCTACGCGCGTACGTGTGCTGCCGGGCCACGCCCGAGGTGTCGGAGTCGGCCGGCTGCGTCCTCGATCCGCCGCTGCTTGTCGTCGAGGCGGTGGCCGACGTGGTCGTGCCGCCGGCGCGCTGACCGTTCGGCGCATTCCGCGAAATTTCTCTTGTCCTCGCCGATGCGACTGACCTGCGACGTTGCGCATCGCCGCAGGTCATCGCCGGGTTGAGAAGGGGCGATTCGCCCTAGTACGTTTCCCGACGTCCAACGCAGGACGACCAGTGAGGATCGCCGCCGGAACGACGACTCCATGCGCGGGCCGAAAAGGTGGTTGCACCGCCACCGGCGCCAGGTACGCCAGGGTGTTCGGAGATGTCGTGAAGGGGGAACGACCGGCACGGGGTTGGGCCCGAGAGGAGTCTGGAGACCAGTAGACAACGGAGTGCGGGTTCGCAGCCAACGATCACGCGCCCGGTCCGAAGGTTCTCCAGACACCAATCGCGCACGTTCCTGAACCCGACAGTGCGGGGCCGGACCTAACCGTCCGGCCCCGCCGCTGTCTGCACGGCGCGCTCCGCGCGCGAACGCTCGCGCAGCGGCCGCCTCCGCGAAGACCGCCGGGTTCCTCCGGTCGCGTGCTCGCAAGCTCGCGACGCTCTCTCCGTCACCGGCGCCCTTCGCTCCGAGCGGCGGCTTCGCTCGCAGGTGACGGGACGTCACTTCTGGGGGCCTTGGGCTTCCCGCGGCCGGTGAGGGCGCCGAGCCACTCCCGAAGCGCCGCGGCGGGGGTGAGGGGCCCGGGGCGGCGGGTGAGGCCCTGGGTGTGCCGGACCAGCGCCCAGAGCAGGGTGCCGAGGACCAGGGCGGCGGCGAGCCAGCCCAACAGGGCGCCGTTCCCGACGCCGAGCAGCTTGAGTGCCGAGGCGGTCAGCACGATGACCAGCGCCCGCCGGATCACCGCCTGCGAGGCGTGGGACGAGACGCGAGCGCCGACGTAGACGCCGGGGATCGCGCCGAGCAGCACGGAGGAGGCGACCTCGAACTCGAAGTCGCCGAACAGCAGGTGCCCGACGGCGGCCGCGCCGACGAGGGGGACCGCCTGGACCAGGTCCGTGCCGACGATCTCGGCCGCCTTGAGCCCGGGGTACAGGAACAGCAGCGCGACGATGATCAGCGAGCCCGAGCCCACCGACGTCATGCCGACGACGACACCGCCGACCACGCCGATCAGCAGCGTCGGGATCGGGCGGATCACCACCGGTGGCGGGGTGTGGTCCGCGGTGCGGGCCTTGGTCCGGATCGTCTGCAGGGACTTGAGCACGATCCCGGCGGCCGCGAGGAGCAGCGCCCAGCCCAGCGCGTGCTTCACGAACGACTGCAGGTCGGCGTCCTCACCGCCGAGGGCGCGCAGGAGCAGCACGCCGCCGAACGCGGCCGGCACCGAGCCGAGCGCGAGCCAGGTCACGAGCGGGACGTTCACCGTCCCGCGCCGGGCGTGGACCGCGCCGCCGATCGGCTTCATCACCAGCGAGACGACGAGGTCGCTGGACACGGCCGTCAGCGGGTTGACGTTGAAGAAGATGACCAGGACCGGCGTCATCAGCGCGCCGCCGCCCATGCCGGTGAGACCGACGATGAACCCGACGAAGAGACCGGCCAGGGCCATCATCGGGTCGAGGTCCATGACAGCCCCCTCCCCGAATCCCCGCGCCGGCACGCCGAAAAGCCCTGATTGTCACTGAGGTTAGTTCAGTCAGGGTGACGGTCGGGGCAGAACCCGCGGGTCAGGTGTGGGGGAGTCCGGCCGCCTTCCAGGCGGCGAACCCGCCGATGACGTCGGTGGCGCGCAGGCCGAGGTCCTGCAGGCTCGCGGCCGCCAGGCTGGAGGTGTAGCCCTCCGAACAGATGACGACGACGTGCAGGTCGTACGAGGCGATCGGCAGTCGCGCGTCGCTCCGGGGGTCGAAGCGCCACTCGAGCACGTTGCGCTCGACGACCAGGGCGCCGGGCACGGAGCCCTCGACGGCGCGCTGCGCCGCGGGCCGGATGTCGACCAGGACGGCGCCCTCGGCGATCGCGCGGCGAGCCAGCTCGGGGTCGAGGCGGCGCAGGCGACGGCGTGCCGCCGCGAGGATCTCGTCGATCGACCGTGCACCCGGCGGCGCCGTCGGTCCGGCGCTCAGGATGCTGATCGCGCTCACCAGTCCGCCCCCGCCCGCTCGGTCGACAGCGGCACCAGGCGTCCCTCGACGAGCGCGTACCGGGTCATCGACTCCAGCCGCGGCGCGTAGACGTGCAGGCTGACCGCCGGCGCGTCCGCATCGTTGCGGACGCGGTGGACGTGGTCGGACCCGAACGCCCGCAGGTCCCCACCCCGCAGGCGCCGGGTCCGGCCCGGCCGGAACGCCCGCCCCAGGCGTCCGGTGCCCCCCGGCGTCCACTCCGACAGCACTCCACGCAACGGCAGCAGGGCCCCCGCCGAGCCGCCGTGGTCGTGGATGTCGGTGCCCTGGCCCGGTAACCAGGTGAGCAGCCACGCCTCCCAGTCGGCCTCCGCGGCGATCCGGGTGTGCACCCGCGCCGCCGGGTCGAACCGCACCGCGGGCCGCCAGAGTGCCGGCTGGGCCGCGAGTGCGAGAGCGATCCGGGCCGGGCTGCCCGCCGTCGTGATGGTCGAGCGCCCGGCCCGCGGTTCGGAGAGGGTTTGCGTGCTCACTCCTCGACGGTGCCAGCGGAGGCGCCCGAAAACAAGTAACCCGACCGAATAACTTTGGTATGCCGCGTCACGTGACGGCGGGGGAGCAGGGTGCGTTGTACCGTGCAATCCGGTTCCGCGCGGCGCTTGGAGGAGGTCCGGTGCGACCTCGTCTGTCCCTGGCGGTCCTCGCCGGGATCGCGCTCGCGCTCGCGTTCCCGCCGTACGACCTGTGGCCGCTGGCGTTCCCAGCCGTCGCCGCGCTCAGCCTGCTCGTCCGGGACCTGACTCCGAAGCGCGCCGCGGCGGTCGGCTACGTCTACGCGCTCGCGTTCTTCCTGACGTTGATCCGCTGGCTGCACGTCATCGGCTGGGACGCGATGATCGTGCTCTCGCTGCTCGAGTCGGCCTTCTACGCGCCGGCCGCGATCGCGATGGCCTGGAGCTACCGCTACCGCGCCTGGCCGCTGATCCACGCCGGACTCTGGGTGCTCGTCGAGGCCCTGCGTTCGCGCCAACCGCTCGGGGGTTTTCCCTGGGGCAAGCTCGCGTTCGGGGTGGTCGACTCCCCGCTCGCCGCGCTCGCGTCGATCGGCGGCAGTCCGCTCGTCAGCGCCGGCGTCGCCGC
Encoded proteins:
- a CDS encoding rhodanese-like domain-containing protein; translated protein: MSAISILSAGPTAPPGARSIDEILAAARRRLRRLDPELARRAIAEGAVLVDIRPAAQRAVEGSVPGALVVERNVLEWRFDPRSDARLPIASYDLHVVVICSEGYTSSLAAASLQDLGLRATDVIGGFAAWKAAGLPHT
- a CDS encoding cysteine dioxygenase family protein, translated to MSTQTLSEPRAGRSTITTAGSPARIALALAAQPALWRPAVRFDPAARVHTRIAAEADWEAWLLTWLPGQGTDIHDHGGSAGALLPLRGVLSEWTPGGTGRLGRAFRPGRTRRLRGGDLRAFGSDHVHRVRNDADAPAVSLHVYAPRLESMTRYALVEGRLVPLSTERAGADW